GGCCGTTGCCTTCGGTGAAGCGCTGCAGCCGGAGTTCAAGGACTACGCCGCACAGGTCGTCAAGAACGCCAAGGCACTGGCCGAAACCCTGATCGAAGGCGGTCTGGATGTCGTTTCCGGCGGCACGGACAACCACCTGATGCTGGTCGACCTTCGCAAGAAGAACGCCACCGGCAAGCGTGCGGAAGCAGCCCTGGGCCGCGCTTACATCACTTGCAACAAGAACGGCATTCCTTTCGATCCGGAAAAGCCCTTCGTCACCTCCGGTGTCCGTCTTGGCACGCCGGCCGGCACGACGCGCGGTTTCAAGGAAGCGGAATTCCGCGAAATCGGCAAGCTGATCGTCGAGGTTCTCGACGGCTTGAAGGTTGCCAATTCGGACGAGGGCAACGCCTCCGTCGAAGCTGCGGTACGTGAAAAGGTCGTCGGCCTGACCGACCGTTTCCCGATGTACCCGTACATGTAAGGAAAAAAGACGATGCGCTGCCCATTTTGCGGTTCCGAAGACACACAGGTCAAGGACTCGCGTCCGGCGGAGGACAACACCTCCATCCGCCGGCGGCGCATCTGCCCCGATTGCGGCGGCCGCTTCACGACCTATGAGCGCGTGCAACTGCGCGAGCTGATGGTCATCAAGAAAAGCGGCCGCAAGCTGCCCTTCGACCGGGAAAAGCTGGTGCGATCCTTCGAGATCGCGCTGCGCAAGCGCCCGGTTGACCGCGACCGGATCGAGCGGGCCGTGTCAGGCATTGCCCGTCGTCTCGAAAGCTCCGGCGAGACGGAAATTCCCTCGGAAGAAATCGGCCTGCAGGTTCTCGAAGCGCTGAAAAGCCTCGATGACGTGGCCTTCGTGCGTTATGCCTCGGTCTATCGCGATTTCAGCCATGCCGAGGATTTTGAAAACGTGATTGCCGAAATCAACGCCAAGATCGCCCGCGACACGGACGCCGGAGTCTAGCCGTGACGAGCCGTGCCGATGACGAAAGGTTCATGGCCCGCGCCATCGAGGTTTCGCTTCGCCACCAGGGCCAGACGCTGACCAACCCCTCGGTCGGCTGTGTTCTCGTCAAGGACGGGAAAATCATCGCCGAAGCGGTGACTGCCATCGGCGGTCGCCCCCATGCCGAACGTCAGGCGCTGGAAATCGCCGGCGAGGCGGCCCGTGGTGCTACCGCCTATGTGACGCTCGAACCATGCTCGCACTGGGGCAAGACCCCGCCATGCGCCAATGCCCTGGTGGAATACGGCGTCGCCCGTGTCGTGGTGGCGGTGGATGATCCGGATGAGCGTGTTTCCGGCCGTGGTTATACGATTTTGCGCGATGCCGGCATTGTCGTGGAAACCGGCCTGCTGCGTGATGAGGGTAAGAGGGCGCTTGCCGGTTACCTCACACGCCAGATGAAAAAACGCCCGCATGTGATTCTGAAGCTTGCCGTTTCCGCCGATGGCATGATCGGCAGGAAAGGCGAGGGGCAGGTGGCGATCACCGGTCCCGAGGCTCGCCATGCCGTGCATGAGCTGCGGGCGCGTTGCGATTGTATTCTCGTCGGCATCAGGACCGCGATTGCGGATGACCCGGAACTGACGGTGCGGATCGCCGGCATGGAGCAGCGCTCGCCGGTGCGCATCGTGCTGGATCGGCAGTTTGAATTGCCGCTGACGTCGAAGCTGGTGCGGAGTGCGCGGGAGGTTCCGGTGGTGGTTGCCGCTTTACCCCCCTCTGCCCTCGGCGGAGCGCCGTCTAGTCTGCTTTCCAACGAAGGCGAATGGGAAACCGGGAAAAAATTTGCGCGAGCGGCTAGCCCCTTGCCGATCTCCCCCCTTGAGGGGGAGATGCCCGGCAGGGCAGAGGGGGGTAACCGCGAGTCAAAGCGCCAACTCCTCACCAACGCTGGCGTCCAGATCCTCGAAGCCACAACCCTCGAGAACCTCCTCCACATCCTTGCCGATAGCGGCATGTCGGAACTTCTGGTCGAAGGCGGTGCCTTTGCCGCAAAATCATTCCTTGAAGCCGGGCTGGTGGACCGTATCATGCTGTTTGAAAGCCCTGTCGTGATCGGTGAGGGCGGCATTGAAACGCCGCTCCGCCGTGCCGATATCACGGGCGATTATGCTTTGGTCAGTGAAACCGCCTATGGGCCGGATCGCTGCTTCGATTATGAAAGGCCGATTTGATGTTTACCGGAATTGTCACCGACGTTGGAACCGTTTCCGAGCTGGAAGCCCTGGCTGAAGGCATTCGTCTGCGGGTGGCGACCAACTACGATCCCAAGACCATCGATATGGGCGCATCCATCTCCCATGGTGGCATTTGCCTGACGGTGACGAGGCTGCCGGAAGACGGCAGCAACGAGCGCTGGTATGAGGTCGAGGCCTGGGAAGAAGCGTTGCGCCTGACGACGATTGCCGGCTGGAAACAGGGCACCCATGTCAATCTGGAGCGGGCGCTGAAGATCGGCGACGAGCTTGGCGGTCACATCGTCTCCGGGCATGTCGATGGCAAGGCGGAAATCCTGGCCGTGGAGCCGGAAGGCGAAGCGGTACGTATCCGCCTGCGCGCGCCGGAGCATCTGGCGAAATTCGTGGCGCCCAAGGGTTCCGTGGCGCTCGACGGCACCTCGCTGACCGTCAATGCCGTCGAAGGCACGGATTTCGACGTGCTGCTCATCCGCCACACGCTCACTGTGACGACGTGGGGCGAGCGCCAGCCCGGCGACTTCGTCAATTTCGAAGTCGATACGATGGCGCGCTATGCCGCACGGCTTGCGGAATTTCCTTCGGCGTAAGCTGGGGAGGCTCGGCGCTTTATTATGTTCGCGGACTCTTCCTTCTCCCGTCATTCCGGCCTTGAGCCGGAATCCAGTCAGCCCAAGTCCTTGGGCTGAGAAGACTCCTTTCGCCGCACAGACGCGCGTCGGCTGGATGCCGGATCAAGTCCGGCATGACGGAGGAGGAGCAGCGAGTTTGATCGTGATCGGTGTTGGTCGCCGCCACACTTCCGGTCAAACCGGAAAGATTGTAAAGACGTCGTTCGGCCGTTCGAGATCGACTGCGCGCCAAACAGGGTAGGGAACATACATCATGCCGTCTTTTGAACTGCTGACAGCCTTTTTCATAACCACCGCCCTGTTTGCCTATATTCCCGGTCCGGCCATGCTTTACGCGGCGGCACAGACCATGGCGCGGGGTCGGTTTGCCGGGCTGATGGCGGTACTCGGCATCCATGTCGGCTGCTATTTTCATATCTTCGCCGCTGCGGCCGGTCTCTCCGTGCTGTTTCAGGCGGTGCCATGGCTTTACCTCGCGGTGAAGCTGTGCGGCGCGCTTTATCTTATATGGCTGGGTTTCTCGATGCTGCGCAGCAAGCTGGAAGGCGAGGCGGTCAATCTGACCATCGAGCCGAAATCGGCGCGTCGGGCTTTCATCGACAGTATCATCGTTGATGTCCTCAATCCGAAGACGGCGCTGTTCTTTCTGGCCTTCCTGCCGCAATTTGTCGATCCGGCGGCTGCTTTCCCGGTCTGGCTGCAGTTCCTGATCCTTGGCATCGCCGTCAATTTCATTTTCTCCTCCGCCGATCTCGTCGGCGTGCTTCTGGCGGGTGCGATGGTCGGGCGTCTGAAGCGGTCGAGCGCCGTGCAGGCTCTGGCCCGGCGCGCCGCCGGAACGGTGCTGATGGGGCTTGGCGTGCATCTGGCTTTCCAGAAAAGCTGATTTTTCAGCCGCGCCGCAGAGACATCAAGCCTTGCGGGATACCCCGCAAACGGGCCATGCTGCGTGGGCGATGCATGAAAATACTTGCCAAGAACGGCCAGCCGTGGTTTGACCGCCGCAAAAGCCGGTATGATCCGGCGTAAAGCTTTTCGGGAAAATCCCCAGGAACCCTCACATGTCCAAACCCCATCTTCTTATCGTGGAAGCACGTTTTTACGACGATATGGCGGATGCCCTTCTCGAAGGCGCGAAGTTCGCGCTTGATGAGGCCGGCGCCACCTATGACGTCATCACCGTTCCCGGCGCGCTGGAAATTCCCGCCGCCATCGCCATGGCGCTTGATGGCGCCGACAATGACGGCACGGAATATGACGGCTTCGTCGCACTCGGCATGGTCATTCGCGGCGAGACCTACCACTTCGATATCGTCTCCAACGAATCCTCCCGCGCCCTGATGGATCTTGCCGTCAGCGAATCGCTGCCGATCGGCAACGGCATCCTCACCGTTGAAAATGACGAGCAGGCCTGGGCGCGCGTGCGCCGTTCCGACAAGGACAAGGGCGGTTTTGCCGCCCGTGCGGCGCTGACCATGATCGAGTTGAAGAAGAAACTGGGTGGCTGAGCGCATGTCGAATGTTGATAATGGCGGCGAACCGCGCCAGCCTTCGGTAAAGCCGGCCAACCAGCGCGGCGCGGCCCGCCTTGCGGCCGTGCAGGCGCTTTACCAGATGGATGTCGGCGGCACCGGCGTGATGGAAGTGGTGGCCGAATATGAGGCGCACCGTCTCGGTCAGGAAGTCGATGGCGATACCTATCTGAAGGCCGATCCGTCGTGGTTCCGCTCCATCGTCTCCGGCGTCGTCCGTGACCAGACGAAGATCGACCCCCTGGTGCGTTCCGCCCTTCTGGAAGACTGGCCGCTCTCACGTCTCGATGCCACCGTGCGCGCCATTCTTCGCGCCGGTACCTTCGAGATCCTCGAGCGCAATGACGTGCCGGTCGCCGTCATCGTCACGGAATATGTTGAAATCGCCCGTGCTTTCTTCGAACACGACGAGCCGAAGCTGGTGAATGCGGTGCTTGACCGCATCGCCAAGCAGGTGCGCGGCGAGGCAAAACGCTAAAATACATTATGTGAGGAAGACATGAGCGCCGTTTCCGTCCCCGGACTTGAAGTTCAACTGGGCGAGGCCAAGCGCAACGTCTTCCTCCTCACCATGGCGCAGGCGATCATGGGGTCGGCCGCGCCCTTAAGCTTTTCGGTCGGCGCGCTTGCCGGTTATCAGCTGCTCGGCGCCGACAAGTCGCTGGCAACCGCGCCGCTCACCGGCTTCAATATCGGCGTGGCGCTCGGCGCCATCTGCGTTGCGGCGGCATCCCGTTTCCTCGGCCGCAAGGCCGGTTTCATGGTCGGCGCGCTGATGTGCTCGATCGGCGGTGGCATCGCCGCAGTCGCGCTCTTCCGCACGGATTTCTGGCTGTTTGCCGTCGGTCTGCTGCTGATCGGTATCTCAGGCGGCTTCACGCAAAAAATCCGTTTCGCCGCAGCCGACGCATCGCCATCCTTTTACAAGCCGAAGGCTATTTCCTGGATTCTGGCAGGCGGCATCATTTCGGCCATCGTCGGGCCGCAACTGGCTATCCTCGGCAAGGATCTGCTCGCACCGGTCACTTTTGCCGGCGCATTCATCGCACTGGTGCCGCTCGGCCTTGTCTCGATCGCCATTCTGGCATTCCTGAAATTGCCCGACCCGAAGGCCGCATCCACCCATACGGAGGCTGCGCGTCCGCTGTCGGAAATCGTCCGCACCCAGCGTTTCATCACCGGCATGGTCTGCGGTATCGGTTCTTATGCGCTGATGACCTTCATGATGACCGGTGCGCCGCTTGCCATGGTCGTCGGCTGCGGTTTCCCCACAGAACTCGCCACGCTCGGCATCCAGTGGCACGTTCTGGCCATGTTCGCGCCGAGCTTCTTCACCGGCATGCTGATTTCCCGATTCGGTGCGGAAAAAATCGTTGCATTCGGCCTCATCGTGCTGATGGCCTGCGCCGTCATCGCCCATATGGGCATCGAATTGTGGAACTTCTGGGCCGCACTCATCCTGCTCGGGCTTGGCTGGAATTTCGGCTTCATCGGCGCAACCGCCATCATCACGTCAAGCTATCGCCCGCATGAGGCGGACAAGGTGCAGGGCTTCCACGATATCGTGCTGTTCGGCACGGTAGCGCTGTCATCCTTCTCTTCCGGCAAGGTGTTTACGGCATGGGGCTGGTCGGTGATGAACCTTGTCATCTGGCCGGTTGCGGGGCTTTGCCTGCTGCTCGTCCTCTCGCTGCTGCTGAGGCAGCGCAAAACCGCCGCGTAAGGTCGCGCTCCTTCTCTACCCCTTTCATGTTTCAGGCAAATTTGTGGGCTTGACGCCGCACCTTTCGCCAACGCAATCTTGCCGCGCAGGTCGTTTTTCCTTGGGAGGGGAATAAACGACCCCGACAGGACCTGGTGCGCGTGTGAACGCCCATGTCCTTGCACATGGTTCGCCGCGCCGGGGAGGGAGTGAGACCCGGCCTTTTGGGAGGTAAGTGCGCATGACCGTAATACCGTTAGTGATTTTATGTGGGGTCCTGTCCGTGGTGTACGCGGTGTGGACGACCAAGAGCGTTCTCGATGCCGATCAGGGCAACGAGCGTATGCGTGAAATAGCAGGTTTTATCCGTGAAGGTGCGCAGGCTTATCTCACCCGTCAATATCTCACCATCGCCATCGTCGGATTGATCGTTGCCGTTCTTGCCTGGTATCTGCTGTCGGCCATCGCGGCCATCGGTTTCGTTATCGGCGCGGTGCTGTCCGGCGTTGCCGGTTTCGTCGGCATGCATGTTTCCGTGCGCGCCAATCTGCGCACCGCGCAGGCCGCATCCCACAGCCTTGGCGCGGGCCTTGATATCGCCTTCAAGTCGGGCGCCATTACAGGCATGCTGGTTGCCGGCCTCGCGCTGCTTGGCGTTTCCATCTATTATTACATCCTGACCTCGGTCCTTGGCCATCCGCCCGGATCGCGTGCGGTTATCGATGCGCTGGTGTCGCTCGGCTTCGGCGCGTCGCTGATTTCGATCTTCGCCCGTCTCGGAGGCGGCATCTTCACCAAGGGCGCCGATGTCGGCGGTGACCTCGTCGGCAAAGTCGAGGCCGGCATTCCGGAGGATGACCCGCGCAACCCGGCAACCATTGCCGACAATGTCGGTGATAATGTCGGCGATTGCGCCGGCATGGCGGCCGACCTGTTCGAGACCTATGCCGTCTCCGTTGTTGCGACGATGGTTCTCGCCGCGATCTTCTTTGCCGGAACGCCGATCCTGGAAAGCGCCATGGTCTATCCGCTGGCGATCTGCGGCGCCTGCATCCTGACTTCGATTGCCGGTACCTTCTTCGTCAAGCTTGGCACCAACAATTCCATCATGGGCGCCCTCTATAAGGGGCTTATCGCCACTGGCATCTTCTCGGTCGCCGGTCTTGCGGTCGCAACCTATGCAACGGTTGGCTGGGGAACGATAGGCACGGTCGCCGGAATGGAAATTACCGGCACCAACCTCTTCCTTTGCGGGCTGGTCGGCCTGGTTGTCACGGCGCTGATCGTCGTCATCACCGAATATTATACCGGCACCAATAAGCGCCCGGTCAACTCCATCGCCCAGGCATCGGTCACCGGCCACGGCACCAATGTCATCCAGGGGCTTGCCGTCTCCCTGGAATCGACGGCGCTGCCGGCCATCGTCATCGTCGGTGGCATCATCGGCACCTACCAGCTCGGCGGCCTGTTCGGCACCGGCATCGCGGTCACCGCCATGCTTGGCCTTGCCGGCATGATCGTGGCGCTCGACGCTTTCGGCCCGGTCACGGACAATGCCGGCGGCATTGCCGAAATGGCCGGCCTTGATCCGGATGTGCGCAAGGCGACCGACGCGCTGGATGCAGTCGGCAACACCACCAAGGCGGTGACCAAGGGTTATGCCATCGGCTCTGCCGGCCTCGGCGCGCTGGTGCTGTTTGCCGCCTATGCCAATGACCTGTCCTATTTCGCCGCCAATGGCGATACCTATCCCTACTTCAAGGACATGGGCGAGATTTCCTTCAGCCTTGCCAATCCTTATGTCGTTGCTGGTCTGCTGTTCGGTGGCCTTATCCCCTACCTCTTCGGCGGCATCGCCATGACGGCGGTGGGCAAGGCGGCAGGTGCCATCGTTGAGGAGGTACGTCGTCAGTTCCGCGAAAAACCCGGCATCATGGCGGGCACGGAAAAGCCTGACTACGGCAGGGCGGTCGATCTGCTGACGAAAGCGGCGATCCGGGAAATGATCATCCCGTCGCTTCTGCCGGTTCTCGCCCCTCTCGTCGTTTATTTTGGCGTGCTGCTGATCTCGGGCTCCAAGGCGTCAGCCTTTGCCGCACTCGGGGCATCGCTGCTCGGCGTCATCATCAACGGCCTGTTCGTGGCGATTTCCATGACATCGGGCGGCGGCGCATGGGACAACGCCAAGAAGAGCTTCGAGGATGGTTTCATCGACAAGGACGGCGTGCGCCACGTCAAGGGTTCGGACGCCCACAAGGCGTCGGTGACGGGTGATACCGTCGGCGACCCCTATAAGGACACCGCCGGCCCCGCCGTCAATCCAGCCATCAAGATCACCAATATCGTGGCGCTGCTGCTGCTGGCAATTCTTGCCCACTGAAAGCTTGATGCCTGACAAACGAAAAAGGCCCGGGGAGCAATCCTCGGGCCTTTGATTTTTGCGAATTCTTTTGCCTGCCGGTCAGGGCGTGTTGTTGCCCTGGCCGAGAATGCTCTTGGCGATGTTGGCGCCCGAGGTGCCGCCGGAGAGCAGCTGCTGCAGGAAGGTGAGATCCTTGCCGCCCGTCGGGGTGGTGCGCGAAATCGTGTCGAAGACCTTGCCGTCCTGCAGCGCGTAATTTGCCTTGCGCTCGATCACGCCGTCCTTGTTGAAATAGATGGCGAGAATGTTCTGCTCGACTAGCGTCGGCTTCATGAAGGCGGCGCGGCGCACGCGCTTCTGCGAGATGTAATAGAACACCTCGTTGCCGAAGGTCGCAGTGGTGGAGGGCGTGCCCATGGTCAGCAGAACCTGTTCGCGGCTGGAGCCTTCCGGGATCAGCTGGAGCGACTGCTCGTCCATGACGTAGCCGTTGTGGAACACGTCGGTGGTGCTGGTGCAGGCGGAAAGCAGGCCGGATGCGAGCACGATTGCGATGGCCGTCTTGCTCAGAATTTTGCCGTGACTTGCGGATTTCTGCTTGCTCAACTGCTTTTCCCCGACTGCGATCATGAATGGCACCTTCCGGCATTGCGTGGTGCACAGTGTCTGTGCACATGATTGTGTCAATCCGGGGACGGAAAATCCCGATCACCCCCCAAATTCAATGCTTTCCCGGTCTTTTGGAACTCCTCCGGTTCTCTTCGACTGTTTCAGCCGAAAGACGAACGTGACCGCGACAGCATTGCAATTCGTGGATGCTTCGGTAAACCAGCTTTGACGATCATGCAACAAGTGCGAGGGGCGGTAAGTGAATTCACCGGTCACGTTCGGAAAAAAACGATGATATTCGGGCTGTTCAAGAAGAAAAACAACAATCGCGCCATAGTAGACCGGCAATATGAGACCTTGACGGCGGCCGCCCGCACGCCCGGTTTTTATCTCGATCTCGGCGTTCCCGATACCGTGATGGGCCGTTTCGAGATGCTGTCGGTCATCATGATTCTCTATTTCCGTCGCACCAAGTCCTCCGGGGTTAGCGGTCAGGAGATCGCGCAGGAGATCGTTGACGCCTTTTTTCAGGATATCGATCATTCCATTCGTGAACTCGGTATCGGTGACCAGGGCGTGCCGAAACGCATGAAGAAATTCGCCGGCATGTTTTACGGACGGCTCGAATCCTATGCGGCGGCGCTGGACGCATCCGACCCCGTTGCCCTTGCCGCAGCGCTTCGGCGCAATATATATCCGCAGGCAGACGAGACGGCGCCGGCGCTGGACGGGCTGGCGGGCTGGATGATGGAAGCCTCTTCGGCCCTTTCCGCCGTCTCCGAAGAAACAATAGCAACCGGAAGCCTGACGCTGCCCTTGCCTGGACGATGAGGTTCACCATGAACACGCGACACGCCGCAAATGACGACCTGCCTTTTTCCTATCCCGTAAAGGTAGGCCATATTTCCGCCAATCCCGTCAGGATTGGTCTGGAAGCCAACGCCGAGGAGCTGAAGGCGCTGGCGAAATTCTGGAATGTGGTTTCTGTCGAATATCTGAAGGCGGAATTGCAGGTTACCCGTTGGAAGAAGGACGGCGTGAAGATCAAGGGCGAGGTGCATGCGGCCGTGACCCAGTCCTGCGTCGTGACGCTGGAGCCGGTCACGAGCAAGATCGACGAGCCTGTTGAGCATATTTTTGTGCCGGAGGGATCGAAGCTGGCGCGGATGGTCACCAATGAGGAAGGCGAGATCGTACTCGACCCCGATGGTCCTGACATCCCCGACCAGTTCACCGGCGACAGCATCGATGTCGGCGCTGCGGTTGCCGAATTCGCTGCCCTGGCGATCGACCCCTATCCGCGCAAGCCGGATGCGGAATTTCCAGAAACCGCAGACAAGGAGCCGGAAGAAGAAAAGCGCCCGTCGCCTTTCGCCGCGTTAAAAGATTGGAAAAAAGACTGAATGGCCCGGTTGGGCTGAAATAATTTTATTGTAACAAAAGCCGGAAAAGGTATTTTCGCGCAAAATCCGCTTGAGTGGCGGCAAAAAGGATAAGGGACGAGTGATCAGAATTGCAATTGACGTCATGGGTGGCGATTTCGGCCCAGATGTTGCCATACCCGGTGCCGCCAAGGCGCTTGAACGGCACAACGATGTAACTTTTCTGCTCTACGGGCAGAAGAGCAAATGCGACCCCATTCTGGCACAATATCCCGCACTTCGGGAAAAGTCGGTCTTTCACGATTGTGAAGTCTCGGTCAGCATGGACGAAAAGCCGAGCCAGGCGCTTCGTCGCGGCCGCTACGTCTCCAGCATGTGGCGCGCCATCGAGGCCGTGAAGCTCGGCGAGGCGGATGTCGTCGTCTCCGCCGGCAATACCGGCGCGCTGATGGCCATGGCCAAATTCTGTTTGCGCACCATGGCGCGCGTGGAACGTCCGGCCATCGCCGGCATCTGGCCGACTTTGAAGGGTGAGAGCATCGTTCTCGATGTCGGCGCAACGATCGGTGCCGATTCCCAGCAATTGCTGGATTTCGCCCTGATGGGTGGTGCCATGGCGCGTGCGCTGTTCGATATCGACCGCCCGACCGTCGGCCTGCTGAATGTCGGCGTCGAGGAGGTCAAGGGTCAGGAAGAGGTGCGTGAGGCCGGGCGGCTGATCCGCGAGGCTGACCTCGGTACCATCGACTATCGCGGTTTCGTCGAAGGCGACGATATCGGCAAGGGTACCGTGGATGTGGTGGTGACCGAAGGTTTCACCGGCAATATCGCGCTCAAGGCCGCCGAAGGGACGGCACGCCAGATCACCACGCTGCTGCGTGAGGCGATTTCCCGCAGCTTCTTTGCGAAGATCGGTTATGTCCTGGCGAAAAGCGCCTTTGACGTGCTCAGGGAAAAGATGGACCCGCGCAAGGTCAATGGTGGCGTGTTTCTCGGCCTGAACGGCATTGTCATCAAGAGCCATGGCGGCACTGATGCCATCGGTTTTGCCTCCGCCGTGGATGTTGGCTACGACATGGTTCACAATGGCCTGACGGCCAAGATTGAAAATGATCTGAAAATTTACCACGCAAGACGGCTTCCGCCCCCGGCGCCCGAAGCTCTCGTGGCTGACGAGGAATAAGGGAATGATCCGCTCTATAGTCCGTGGTTTCGGGGCAGCGCTTCCGAAGCGTGTCATGACCAACAGCGAAATCGAAGGTGTCGTCGAGACATCCGACGAATGGATCGTGCAGCGCACCGGTATCCGGCAGCGCTATATCGCCGGCGAAGGCGAAACGACCGCTTCGCTCGGCGAAGCTGCGGCCCGTGCCGCGCTCGACAATGCCGGCCTGACCCCTGATGATATCGACCTCATCATTCTGGCGACCTCCACTCCGGACAACACCTTTCCGGCAACGGCGGTGAACATCCAGAATCGTCTCGGCATGACCCATGGTTTCGCCTTCGACATGCAGGCCGTCTGTTCCGGTTTCGTCTATGCCGTCTCGACCGCCGATCTTTATATTCGCGGTGGCATGGCCAAGCGCGTTCTGGTCATCGGCTCTGAAACATTCTCGCGCATTCTCGACTGGAAAGACCGCACCACCTGCGTTCTGTTCGGCGATGGCGCCGGCGCGCTTGTTCTGGAAGCTGGCGAAGGCGAGGGGACCTCTGACGATCGCGGCATCCTGACCGCGCAGCTGCGGTCCGACGGTTCGCACAAGGAAAAGCTTTATGTCGATGGCGGACCTTCCACGACAGGCACTGTCGGCCATCTGCGCATGGAAGGCCGCGAAGTATTCAAGCATGCCGTCGGCATGATCACCGACGTCATCGAGCAGGCTTTCGAAGCAACTGGCACGACGGCTGATGATCTCGACTGGCTCGTGCCGCATCAGGCCAACAAGCGCATCATCGACGGATCGGCGAAGAAGCTCAACATCGATCCGGAAAAGGTTGTCATCACCGTCGACAAGCATGGCAACACCTCGGCCGCATCCATTCCGCTGGCGCTGGCCGTTGCGGCAAGCGACGGTCGCATCAAGAAGGGCGATCTGGTCATGCTGGAGGCCATGGGCGGCGGTTTCACCTGGGGTGCGGTGCTGCTGCGCTGGTAACGGTAAATTCATTGCGCGGGCAGGCGTTGACGCGAAATCGGTTGTGTTTTTCGCAGTCGAGGCCTGATCCGTTGCGCCTGAGCACCCTGTCGTTGCGGCAAATCTGCACCAAGCGCCCTAAGCCCTTGCACTGATTGCCGAAAGCCTCAAATGAATCTGGAACAATCCCTTGACCGGTCGCCACAAGGGAAATAATCT
The Agrobacterium cucumeris DNA segment above includes these coding regions:
- the ribD gene encoding bifunctional diaminohydroxyphosphoribosylaminopyrimidine deaminase/5-amino-6-(5-phosphoribosylamino)uracil reductase RibD → MTSRADDERFMARAIEVSLRHQGQTLTNPSVGCVLVKDGKIIAEAVTAIGGRPHAERQALEIAGEAARGATAYVTLEPCSHWGKTPPCANALVEYGVARVVVAVDDPDERVSGRGYTILRDAGIVVETGLLRDEGKRALAGYLTRQMKKRPHVILKLAVSADGMIGRKGEGQVAITGPEARHAVHELRARCDCILVGIRTAIADDPELTVRIAGMEQRSPVRIVLDRQFELPLTSKLVRSAREVPVVVAALPPSALGGAPSSLLSNEGEWETGKKFARAASPLPISPLEGEMPGRAEGGNRESKRQLLTNAGVQILEATTLENLLHILADSGMSELLVEGGAFAAKSFLEAGLVDRIMLFESPVVIGEGGIETPLRRADITGDYALVSETAYGPDRCFDYERPI
- a CDS encoding outer membrane protein assembly factor BamE: MIAVGEKQLSKQKSASHGKILSKTAIAIVLASGLLSACTSTTDVFHNGYVMDEQSLQLIPEGSSREQVLLTMGTPSTTATFGNEVFYYISQKRVRRAAFMKPTLVEQNILAIYFNKDGVIERKANYALQDGKVFDTISRTTPTGGKDLTFLQQLLSGGTSGANIAKSILGQGNNTP
- a CDS encoding 6,7-dimethyl-8-ribityllumazine synthase, with protein sequence MSKPHLLIVEARFYDDMADALLEGAKFALDEAGATYDVITVPGALEIPAAIAMALDGADNDGTEYDGFVALGMVIRGETYHFDIVSNESSRALMDLAVSESLPIGNGILTVENDEQAWARVRRSDKDKGGFAARAALTMIELKKKLGG
- the nusB gene encoding transcription antitermination factor NusB, with the translated sequence MSNVDNGGEPRQPSVKPANQRGAARLAAVQALYQMDVGGTGVMEVVAEYEAHRLGQEVDGDTYLKADPSWFRSIVSGVVRDQTKIDPLVRSALLEDWPLSRLDATVRAILRAGTFEILERNDVPVAVIVTEYVEIARAFFEHDEPKLVNAVLDRIAKQVRGEAKR
- a CDS encoding sodium-translocating pyrophosphatase, translated to MTVIPLVILCGVLSVVYAVWTTKSVLDADQGNERMREIAGFIREGAQAYLTRQYLTIAIVGLIVAVLAWYLLSAIAAIGFVIGAVLSGVAGFVGMHVSVRANLRTAQAASHSLGAGLDIAFKSGAITGMLVAGLALLGVSIYYYILTSVLGHPPGSRAVIDALVSLGFGASLISIFARLGGGIFTKGADVGGDLVGKVEAGIPEDDPRNPATIADNVGDNVGDCAGMAADLFETYAVSVVATMVLAAIFFAGTPILESAMVYPLAICGACILTSIAGTFFVKLGTNNSIMGALYKGLIATGIFSVAGLAVATYATVGWGTIGTVAGMEITGTNLFLCGLVGLVVTALIVVITEYYTGTNKRPVNSIAQASVTGHGTNVIQGLAVSLESTALPAIVIVGGIIGTYQLGGLFGTGIAVTAMLGLAGMIVALDAFGPVTDNAGGIAEMAGLDPDVRKATDALDAVGNTTKAVTKGYAIGSAGLGALVLFAAYANDLSYFAANGDTYPYFKDMGEISFSLANPYVVAGLLFGGLIPYLFGGIAMTAVGKAAGAIVEEVRRQFREKPGIMAGTEKPDYGRAVDLLTKAAIREMIIPSLLPVLAPLVVYFGVLLISGSKASAFAALGASLLGVIINGLFVAISMTSGGGAWDNAKKSFEDGFIDKDGVRHVKGSDAHKASVTGDTVGDPYKDTAGPAVNPAIKITNIVALLLLAILAH
- the nrdR gene encoding transcriptional regulator NrdR; translation: MRCPFCGSEDTQVKDSRPAEDNTSIRRRRICPDCGGRFTTYERVQLRELMVIKKSGRKLPFDREKLVRSFEIALRKRPVDRDRIERAVSGIARRLESSGETEIPSEEIGLQVLEALKSLDDVAFVRYASVYRDFSHAEDFENVIAEINAKIARDTDAGV
- a CDS encoding LysE family translocator, with amino-acid sequence MPSFELLTAFFITTALFAYIPGPAMLYAAAQTMARGRFAGLMAVLGIHVGCYFHIFAAAAGLSVLFQAVPWLYLAVKLCGALYLIWLGFSMLRSKLEGEAVNLTIEPKSARRAFIDSIIVDVLNPKTALFFLAFLPQFVDPAAAFPVWLQFLILGIAVNFIFSSADLVGVLLAGAMVGRLKRSSAVQALARRAAGTVLMGLGVHLAFQKS
- a CDS encoding MFS transporter translates to MSAVSVPGLEVQLGEAKRNVFLLTMAQAIMGSAAPLSFSVGALAGYQLLGADKSLATAPLTGFNIGVALGAICVAAASRFLGRKAGFMVGALMCSIGGGIAAVALFRTDFWLFAVGLLLIGISGGFTQKIRFAAADASPSFYKPKAISWILAGGIISAIVGPQLAILGKDLLAPVTFAGAFIALVPLGLVSIAILAFLKLPDPKAASTHTEAARPLSEIVRTQRFITGMVCGIGSYALMTFMMTGAPLAMVVGCGFPTELATLGIQWHVLAMFAPSFFTGMLISRFGAEKIVAFGLIVLMACAVIAHMGIELWNFWAALILLGLGWNFGFIGATAIITSSYRPHEADKVQGFHDIVLFGTVALSSFSSGKVFTAWGWSVMNLVIWPVAGLCLLLVLSLLLRQRKTAA
- a CDS encoding riboflavin synthase; translated protein: MFTGIVTDVGTVSELEALAEGIRLRVATNYDPKTIDMGASISHGGICLTVTRLPEDGSNERWYEVEAWEEALRLTTIAGWKQGTHVNLERALKIGDELGGHIVSGHVDGKAEILAVEPEGEAVRIRLRAPEHLAKFVAPKGSVALDGTSLTVNAVEGTDFDVLLIRHTLTVTTWGERQPGDFVNFEVDTMARYAARLAEFPSA